The following proteins come from a genomic window of Rhodothermales bacterium:
- a CDS encoding electron transport complex subunit RsxE — protein sequence SKNSIGRSVLDALGMGAGFTVALLCLGIVREVLGNGTFMDIPVFGPNYEPWVVMVLPGGAFFVLGAWLLLFNWLRERKKTRGRLATQ from the coding sequence CGTCAAAGAACAGCATCGGACGATCGGTACTCGACGCTCTCGGCATGGGTGCGGGCTTCACCGTCGCCTTGCTATGCCTCGGCATTGTCAGAGAGGTGCTGGGCAACGGCACGTTCATGGACATCCCCGTCTTCGGCCCCAACTACGAGCCATGGGTTGTCATGGTCCTCCCCGGCGGGGCGTTTTTCGTGCTCGGAGCCTGGTTGCTCCTGTTCAACTGGCTGAGAGAACGAAAGAAGACGAGGGGGAGGCTCGCTACGCAATGA